CGATATTTaagattatatattaattaatatagtttTTTTAAGTGCATACAAAATTGAAAGTGAACAAATAGGAGTGAATGGATGGAGTACATGATAAATCATTATATTAACAATACAAGATTTTTTAacatttatcataatattattaGACATGCGCACAACATGAACTATCCTATACTAGTGTATATTTACACCACAATACTTTTAAATCATCGATTAATAAAGGCTCAATCACATAAATAAGTTATattaattaagtaaaaaatccattaattaataGTTAGAGAGGCCTCTTGTCACTACGACATGGTTCAATAGTAGTACACTGAGTTATGAATTGAGACTTAAGATTACACCATTTTTATCAGATACAGAAATAGTTGATAGTTGATAGTTGCTTTAATATTCCAAAGTTACTAAACCAATAGTTGACAGTTGATTTAACACTGGGCAGATATTAAATTAACAGTTGACAATTAATTTTAATACTCGAAAGTTACTAACCAAATAAGTATTTAGTCTGTTAAACGAATGAGTGAGGGTATGAAAACTATAAATTACTATGCAATATTTCTCACGATCAATATTTTTTGACAATGAAATAACAGTGATAAATATACTACTAAATAATTTTGGTATGAAGTCATTTAAGATTCAACATAAAAGTGGGAGAATGTACCTACATTAATAACTAGGTTGAATGGTTATTACCCACATTCCATAATATATTGTAGGAAAAATACATTACTTGCTGCataaatctattcaaataaattatttatgtattttaattttatgacaACCTATCATGGGCAAAGTGGGAGATACGgacatatttaataattttaacttaaattctgtatttatgttaaaaatataatataatatataaataatttattcaaaatccaataagtaaaaaaaattactctCTATACGCACATCATTTGCACATTTTTGAATATGTTTACGTGCATTATGAAGTCGTTGATATTTCCATTGAACAAAttgttcatatttttttcattgatttttacctgattttaattttcaatgtcatgtctttaattttattgttcACAATAAATTTTCTCAAGATACGTAAATAAGTTgcaattacaaaaataaaagaaaagtaattttattgataattttttgtgagtataattctgtttgttcttttaatctttttcttctaattttttttcgtGATTTGAGAATTGTCAATAATGTATTTTTCGAAAATAGGTTGATTTGAACCTCGTTGAAACATGTTTGATCTCCAAAAATGTTTGAACGACATCTCCAAGAAGATTTTCGTTTCCCCTCCCTCCCTTCTTGTTGAAAGACTACGCAGTTGATATTGGATCTCTCCACTTACGGATGCCTTCATCAACCGCCAAATACCTTCTCCATTGTTGTAAATCTCTTAGAAAGTTatgtaaaattaaataaactttGGCTTACAACATATTATGAACCCATCagattcaaatttaaatattctcTTACTTGAATTTGATGGGTTCATAATATGTTGTAAAATTATCTGTGTTTGataaaaatatgtcattttaAATACTTGATGAATTTCGATTGATTCTTATTTTGACTGAGAATTATCACATGAGTTAAACGTGTGGTATAATCTTGTTGATCTTGAAACTGAAATACTATGTTATTGAATACGTAGAATGAATTTGGGCCTTAAGCTTAAATAGACTTTGGGctagaaaataacaaaataattaatttataaaattcaaattaatcattTTAcccaaataatttagaaattaattaaatttcatatgAATCAAACCCATGTTTTTTACATGTCTATGGTTACGTAAGTAATTGCTAATTACAAAAGGAAAATACGTTTTCATGTCCTATTTAGTTAAACAAtcacatcaaaatatttttttttaaaacttgatttaaagatttaaaagtatttttaaactatgtaaaattgaacaaaaatgtcCTCAGTTAATAGTGTGGCCTAACAATGTTTTTGTTGTCATTAGTATAGTCCAAAAATATCCCTATTATtacttaatgggtcaaaaatgtatttttttctaaaatatatattgttatttttctttttaaacacattttatgactaataaaaatattacttttaaggaacctaattttttattattctcttaaaatcactttaactaataaatacgtaaaaataatttttttccttcttaatttaattttatccaTTAAAATGATATAactacacatatatatatatatatatatataaaatcagtaaattcaccattaatttcatttaaaaaatgATAAGTAGAAAAAATTTCGAACTGAAGTAGGATGAATAATTGCTAATAAAAGCattattattagaaaaaatgtatttaaaaagaaataaaaaattatattttaacctattaaataacaataaagattattttgaattaaattattaataacagagatatttttatatataagtgaagatatttttatttaattttatataattaaagaaaCCTTTTTTTAATCCCTTTCCGTAATGTAAACTACAAAGTCGGATAACCACTAGGGAAATAGTAGGTAAAGAATCTTGTAACCGGATATTTCTCCTTTAATTTCCCTTAATTTCCGAACACCCAAGTTGCACACTCAACAAGGACTCCGATGTAAATCTTTAATACTATTCCTAGTATgacaaaatttcctaattttttGTCGATTTCTGCAAAGATCAAACCTATTCggtctccttcttcttcttctccaacaaAACTACAGAAAGTCTTTCTTTTCCCATAAAAATCCATCACTCTACTACTTCACCTCTTTAATTTTTCTGAAAAGATAATTCAAGAACATGATCAAAGAGCTTTTCCAGAAAAGGCTTAGTGCCTTTTATGAAAATTTGTTTTTCAACAAGCAAGATTCATGGGGGAACTCTGATGTTGTTGTAATCCATTCACAGAAAGAAGAAAACCCAAATTCTCTGTCATCTCAGTTCTATTTATGGCTTGTTGGTGAAAATTTGGAAAATACAACAACGATCTTTACCCCTTCTGCGATATACTTTCTCTGTACCGAGAAAAATTATTCCAAGATTCGATGTTTGTGTTGTTCTGCAACTTTGATGCGGAAAAGTCCTGTTTCTGTTCAATTGAAGGGAAAGAACGATGATGGGTTTGCGTTAATCGACTCCACGATACGTAAGGCCAGGGTAATTTGTAACAGCAAGTGGTTTACtggtgtttgtggtgatgaTGGAAATCGGCCGTTTGTTGTGGGTTATATAGAAGGTGAGTACCCTAAGTCTAAACTTTTTTGgaattttatgaatgatttagaaCCCAGAACGTATAAACTAGCTACTGTGAATTCTGGTATTAATAAGATGATGAATACTGGTGATAAACCAAAATTTTGTCCAGAAATAAAAGAACTTGAATTTTTGGAATCACTAAGTAATTTGTGTAATGAAGAAGTGTTTCCACCCTTCTTGGAGAGGGGAAATCAATCTGCTTTGTTGGTGAAGGAAAACAGCAATCTTGAATCTAAATTTGAACGTATAGGCTTGAGTGAAGAGGGGAGGAGCCATTTGAGTTCCGAATTTGACATTCCTTCACCAACTACCAAAACTAATGAAGATGTTCCACATCAGTTTTGGTACTCTTCTTTGCCCGGAGAACAGGTAAACATGTCTCGTGATGCTCTGCGGTTTGATGATTTTGATCAAGTATTTAAGTTCGGGGCAAGTTTTTTGGATGGAAAAGAGTACAAGTCAAAGGAAATAAGCAAAAATGGTGATCAAGTGTTTAAGTTTGGGGCAAGTAAATTGGATGGTAATGACTGCAAATCAAAGGAAGGTAACAAAAATGGTGATCAACTATTTACCTTTGGAGAAGGAAAGAAAGACGGCGATCACCTGTTTAATTTTGGAGAGCAGTGTAAGATTGGAGAAAAGCGAGGCAGGAACCGTCAGCCTCAATTAATAATGGAGGATAACAAAGGCACAAAGGATGTCAAGCAAGTTACAGAAAGATTAACAGCCTTCTATTCAAGCTGGAGGAAATACAAAGAAGAGCAATGGGGAAAAGCAGATGTTTTGGTGATTACTACTCCATCAGTGGCAACAGTTGAAAATTTGTCTCGTAGCTTCTTAGTGTGGTTGCTTGGTGATGAGTTTCCGGAAATCACAACTGTTTTTACCGATACTGGAATAGAATTTCTTTGCACCAAGGAAAGTTTCTTCAGGCTTCGTACAATTGGAATTCGTATGACAATGGTTGCAAAGGTTACTGTTTCTGTCCAACTGAGGAAACGAGGAGAGCAATGTGTAGATTGGTTAAAAAAGACTTTGAGGCAGGTGAATACTTCCGTGAAGTCTGGAGCAAACTGGTGCCCACTTGTTGTTGGATGTATTTCTGGGGAGTCTGGGGAGATAGAGGTTCTTTCACATTCCAAAATGTTTGAAGTTGCATATGTAGACAGTTCTTTAGCCAATCTGCTTGAACAGGGGAATTTTGAGAAACCAGAAAGGTTTGCAGCTCAACAGTCAACTTTACCTAAGCAATTTCAGATGTTGTCTTTGGGAACATGCGGTGCAAAAACTGCAAATGCTGTATCATTTTCTGAGTTAGCCAAAATTAGGTCAATGGATGATAATTCTTATTTGTCACTTTTATCCAAAGAATCATGCGGTGGTGCAAAAACTCTTACTGATGATAGAGTGGATAATGGAGGACCAGTTGAGCAAAGCAAACCTGAAGAAAACAAGGTAATTGAGGAGGACAATTCGTCAAGAAAACTTGCAGATAAGATGATGTTGCTTGAGATAAAGGAGGGTGATATGGAAACCTCTATCACAGAGGACAGTGCAGAAGAAAAGCTATTGGCTGAGGAACAAAATATGCTATTGAACCTTGAAAATAGTCCCTTACTGCAAGTGAAGGAGTGTGGAGAGGAATCTAGACCAACTGCAGAAGGAGGAATGGATTACAGTGTCCAGCCAACTGGTGTTACAGATGCTGCATCAGAAATTTCTTTACCAGATGATAACATTGGCAGCTCGAGGAAGGACTCTGTTGGTTCTGATGATGATTGGACATTAATTGAGATGGAGTGTCAAGGGCAAGAAACAGAAGTAGCCGAGAGAGTCAGCTGGAGAAGGTTTTGATATCACACATTataattttctttaatatttgtcGCTTGGTCTGTCACAGACACTAATAACTCTTTGTTCATGTTTTTGTATAGGTGGTTCATGGATAAAACAGGAAAATCATTTGGTCTTAAAGACGAGGTGTCCGATGAAGCACCATCAAAGAGGACCAAGGCTGATCCATAAATACATATCTGCAGCCTTTTCTCTGTTTGATTATCTGCTAGCCAACAGTAGGTAGTGCACAATAATGCTCTTAATTTTCTAGGTCAATAAATTTCGTTTCTTTTCTCAGTACTTCATAACTTATGTTTAAATATGGTTCCATCGTGTTAGCCATGTGTGCCTTTTTTAGTCTCATGATGTTTATATTTTGCTCACAACAACCTCTGATACATTATTGCCCAtctaatttcatgtttttatcAGACAGTAACTGCCACTCCGAAACAAACTTTGGTTTTGATGTTTATGTTACATCTGTGTGGCATATAACAGTGTAAGTTCATCAAAATGCAGCATTAAGCTGAGAAGTTGCTTGCAGAATGAGTTTATGTTCATGTTATGACAGGAACTTTGAGTTGTTTGATGAGTGCTATCTATAGTTGTGCTCAAAATTAGCGACTGTTAGGAGAACAGCTGGAgttaaattttaacttttaatttctttaaacaAAGTAGAGGACTTTTAATGGATTAGAATAAATGTGAATTCCATATACCAAAATTGTGACTATCATATGCATggggaataatttttttaaagataaataGGGCCATTACAGTATATTTTAGTGCAAAAGTAGGTAATGAGCTTCACTGCAAACACAATAGTATTCCTTGAGCACAGAATCTATCGGAAGCAACCTTTCTTTTCTATCCTCACAAGTTAAGAATAAGATCTACGTACATTTTATCCTTCTCAAATTTCAGCTTAAGGAATTATATTTGATACGTTGTTACTGTACTGCAAACACGATATTGCATTCCCAAatgtcaaatatatatatatttttttcatcatcACAAATATTTTGTTAACTTGATTCATCAAGGTATAGACAtctgataaaaaaaattgatcaccTTGTGTTGCATCTATTGAGaatcaaatcttgaattttttAGGTTGTTCGTACAATCTCATCGACCTCTAAACACCATAATCAAGTGGTCTGATGTTTTAATGGCTTTGATTACCTCCAATTTGTTGCCATTTTTTCCCCAACAGATCATTACAAGCCCTACATAACTTATATCCATACCAATCGAATCCTTAAAGGAGTCGCTTGGTGTGAAGTATAATAATTTCAGGATAAAATGCAGAATATTTTATCCCATGTTTGGTTGCAGGTTTTAGGTAATACTTGGATTATTTATTCCATCATATATATCTTAGTCATAGGATAAGTTATCACATATACATGGTGAATAACCTATCTCGAGATAACTTGTATCTTAGTGATGTGATAAGAGTTACAAATCTTGTTTTCTCGATTAAAAACATAGAAATATCATTCCTTACTGTTTGTTTGGCAAGTTGTTACAAAGTGTTTTGGCAGAGCAGCCGGTTGTGTTTGGCAAAATTATTTGACAAGTACAGTAATTTGTGTGTGaccaatattttcaaaaagtaaTTTTAAGAGTTGAATTATGTAAAATAAGTTACTactaattttaatttgataaatatgaattttttatatGATGGGTCTTGTCTTTGTGTcgttataaaaattaaatttacagcatgtttttttttaattgttatcaaaCACCTTCATACTCtttaacataaatatttttcttgacAAATAAGTACCTTTTGACATTTCATAAGTTTGGACAAACAGACTAGAGAGAACATTAGAAATTTATAATTGGTATAACGGGATCATTATActctacttttattttttggtaatttttattatcctaaaaataattttaaacaaCTCAATTACTTACTCCATACTTAATTACTTACTTTATTtgtgctttttaaaaaatttcattgaAATCTCGTTTGACCCACTCCCACTCCCTTCCTTTTTTTTATCGTTTGAATAACCAACCTCCTTCAAGCCCGCTTGCAAATTTCTTGAAGGCTAAGTACactctctccttttttttcaaaGACCTTTTTTCTTAGAATTTAGGTCTTTCTTGAccaaaaaaaaagtgattttgAGGAGCAAGCAACCTTTCTGAGGTTGGAAAGAagctataatttttttaaaggagaagaaaaaaattgttttttaagGCAAAAATATCTTTACCATAAATTCATATATACCAAACTATCTCTCAATAATTTAACATATATAtcttttaattaaatacaaaatctttttttttcactgtgtccctttttaaaaaaaataattattttcccTTCCTGTTTGAAatagtaaataataaatatgagttATCATCTCTTATTGGAACAACAATGTATTGCTAGAAAAAAAATAcgaattaataattttttcacgtgacataatttttttatataataaatatttaaaataatttctcattttaaaaaatcttaatcgaaaagcgtaataaaatacttgttctttttcataatttaatattcaaaaacacttttttaaaaaattaatcaaacgCACTCTATTTATCAATTACTGGAAAAACACTTTCTAATGAACTATAAACACAAATTATTTTTCTCCGAAAATGCTTTGTGAAAAGTTGTTTTGATGAAAGtactactaaaaataaatagtttttGATAACTTGGCCAATCAAGCTCTTAACCTTCTCAAACTTTATATACCTACTATAATCTAAAATCTCACAATTCCTAAAATTCTCTAAATCCCCAGATGCACAATATTTCTgttcccatttttatttttacgtttataTGTTTGTCATATTCATCTAATGTATATGTACCTCTTCCATTGATACTTTGCACTATCAAATACTCATGTAATCCAAATTGGTACATCATTAATTATCACTATCAACTACTTACgtcatcaatttttttcttcttcatttcaaaACTATGTGACCATGATAATAATGACATACCACAAGTTggaaacaaaatatttatatatatatatatatatatatattcttttaattttctagaacaaaaatgcaaactatagtATAGATTGAATTGAAGAACATATTACATATATGACATAACATGCATAGAGGTTGACCTAGCTAGTCCTAACTCTATGACAAATGAAGGACATTCCCATCAAATAATTGAAGTCGATGGCAATTGGCATCCAGACATGTTGGAAATAACGTGTGGAGTATAGAAGAGAAAGCTGACTCACCAAAAAAGAAAGCGGGGAACATACAAACTAATGACCTAAAAAAAGTGTCACATTTGAGAAGCATACAAAGACTAGTTTAATTAAATCCGATCTTATAACTTTCAgggtatttttctttatttatttttatatcaatacatatatttttatttcatattctaTATAACTAATTTCATAtacgaaaaaaatatttgtttcctTATATGACTAACCAGACGTCATATTATGTTAAGTACTAGGAAATTATATCACCAAAGgacatattaaattatttaaattactTTTCTCTAATGGAGTTTCCTATGTTAACATTGTTAAGGAGcacataaaatatgataatacaACATTAGAAGATATCGTCGTTAGTCGTTTTCATTATAGGAATAATTCTTTTTCCGAACATTAGTTTAGAGGATTataatttcattaaaaatatatctttGGAGCCAGTAATTTGTGAGTACAGGGCCAGGTATATACTAAAACATTCACGAAATGTAACTTCAAATGATAGATTTCGGATCAGTAAATTGAACGGATTGTGGCTAGAACTGCAAATCCAAACTCTAGAAAAATTTAAATTCCGAATCCGTCGAAGCTTAAGTATTCTCTATGTTGGTGTTGGGTATATACTCTAATTACCCTTGATGATGACATGCATCGTTTAGGAATTCCcgcataatatatatacatttttataGACATAGAGCCCGTTtagattgacttataa
The sequence above is a segment of the Solanum dulcamara chromosome 11, daSolDulc1.2, whole genome shotgun sequence genome. Coding sequences within it:
- the LOC129872926 gene encoding uncharacterized protein LOC129872926 → MIKELFQKRLSAFYENLFFNKQDSWGNSDVVVIHSQKEENPNSLSSQFYLWLVGENLENTTTIFTPSAIYFLCTEKNYSKIRCLCCSATLMRKSPVSVQLKGKNDDGFALIDSTIRKARVICNSKWFTGVCGDDGNRPFVVGYIEGEYPKSKLFWNFMNDLEPRTYKLATVNSGINKMMNTGDKPKFCPEIKELEFLESLSNLCNEEVFPPFLERGNQSALLVKENSNLESKFERIGLSEEGRSHLSSEFDIPSPTTKTNEDVPHQFWYSSLPGEQVNMSRDALRFDDFDQVFKFGASFLDGKEYKSKEISKNGDQVFKFGASKLDGNDCKSKEGNKNGDQLFTFGEGKKDGDHLFNFGEQCKIGEKRGRNRQPQLIMEDNKGTKDVKQVTERLTAFYSSWRKYKEEQWGKADVLVITTPSVATVENLSRSFLVWLLGDEFPEITTVFTDTGIEFLCTKESFFRLRTIGIRMTMVAKVTVSVQLRKRGEQCVDWLKKTLRQVNTSVKSGANWCPLVVGCISGESGEIEVLSHSKMFEVAYVDSSLANLLEQGNFEKPERFAAQQSTLPKQFQMLSLGTCGAKTANAVSFSELAKIRSMDDNSYLSLLSKESCGGAKTLTDDRVDNGGPVEQSKPEENKVIEEDNSSRKLADKMMLLEIKEGDMETSITEDSAEEKLLAEEQNMLLNLENSPLLQVKECGEESRPTAEGGMDYSVQPTGVTDAASEISLPDDNIGSSRKDSVGSDDDWTLIEMECQGQETEVAERVSWRRWFMDKTGKSFGLKDEVSDEAPSKRTKADP